A DNA window from Actinokineospora baliensis contains the following coding sequences:
- a CDS encoding MIP/aquaporin family protein — protein sequence MSFWHIVLWELLGTAALILLGAGVVANTVLRGSLGHRGGWLLVNVGWGFAVFVGASIAAPSQAHLNPAVTIGLLSAGKLGWAEVPAYLLGQFVGAFIGAVLCWLVYKLQFDAHDEPENTLGVFATAPVHRNLPWNLVTEVIATFVLVFWILTSPGVKISTGGLPQFGNAALGYAAVAFVVISIGASLGGPTGYAINPARDLAPRLAYAVLPIRGKGSADWGYAWVPVVGPLVGAVLAGLLARVLPA from the coding sequence ATGAGCTTCTGGCACATCGTCCTGTGGGAACTGCTGGGTACCGCCGCGCTGATCCTGCTCGGCGCGGGCGTGGTCGCCAACACCGTCCTGCGCGGCTCGCTCGGGCACCGGGGCGGCTGGTTGTTGGTCAACGTCGGCTGGGGTTTCGCGGTGTTCGTCGGCGCCAGCATCGCCGCGCCGAGCCAGGCGCACCTGAACCCGGCGGTCACGATCGGCCTGCTCAGCGCGGGCAAGCTCGGGTGGGCCGAGGTCCCCGCCTACCTGCTCGGCCAGTTCGTCGGCGCCTTCATCGGCGCCGTGCTGTGCTGGCTGGTCTACAAGCTGCAGTTCGACGCCCACGACGAGCCCGAGAACACCCTGGGCGTCTTCGCGACCGCGCCGGTGCACCGGAACCTGCCGTGGAACCTGGTGACCGAGGTGATCGCCACGTTCGTCCTGGTGTTCTGGATCCTGACCAGCCCGGGTGTGAAGATCAGCACCGGCGGGCTGCCGCAGTTCGGCAACGCGGCGCTGGGCTACGCGGCGGTGGCGTTCGTGGTGATCAGCATCGGCGCCTCGCTCGGCGGGCCGACCGGCTACGCAATCAACCCCGCCCGCGACCTGGCCCCGCGGCTGGCCTACGCGGTGCTGCCGATCCGCGGCAAGGGCAGCGCGGACTGGGGCTACGCGTGGGTGCCGGTCGTGGGCCCACTGGTCGGCGCGGTCCTCGCGGGCCTGCTCGCCAGAGTCCTGCCAGCGTGA
- a CDS encoding ESX secretion-associated protein EspG: MTVTALEFDVLTAHLGVGPVPLVLEVPSPGRTDTERADLVDRAWCGLAERGLGRPGRVDPLLASLLALLDRPEREVDGRLWTDGPLRVLAAARADAAVLATMTDTAITLSPADAADLPRYALSVLPPVAAGPGRSVTVPTADFEAAAPGPLASGLRARGVREDDASALAEMITPLRAHGQFGAAVRDRWGRRRRADRVVSYFDTARGRYVQTRVIADSGEAWTTVSPADGRRLVQQVGALFGSSLRDSAEW, from the coding sequence GTGACGGTCACGGCGCTGGAGTTCGACGTCCTCACCGCGCACCTCGGTGTCGGCCCGGTCCCGCTGGTGCTCGAGGTGCCCTCGCCGGGGCGCACCGACACCGAGCGGGCCGACCTGGTCGACCGCGCCTGGTGCGGGCTCGCCGAACGCGGCCTGGGTCGACCGGGGCGGGTCGACCCGCTGCTGGCGTCGTTGCTGGCGCTGCTTGACCGACCGGAACGCGAGGTCGACGGTCGCTTGTGGACGGACGGCCCGCTGCGGGTGCTGGCCGCCGCCCGCGCCGACGCCGCCGTGCTGGCGACGATGACCGACACCGCGATCACCCTGTCCCCCGCCGACGCGGCGGACCTGCCGAGGTACGCGCTGTCGGTGCTGCCACCGGTCGCCGCCGGTCCCGGTCGGTCGGTGACGGTGCCGACAGCGGACTTCGAGGCGGCCGCGCCCGGTCCGCTGGCGTCGGGGCTGCGGGCGCGCGGGGTGCGGGAGGACGACGCGAGCGCGCTGGCGGAGATGATCACGCCGTTGCGGGCGCACGGGCAGTTCGGGGCGGCGGTGCGGGACCGGTGGGGGCGGCGGCGGCGCGCTGATCGGGTGGTGAGTTATTTCGATACGGCGCGGGGGCGGTATGTGCAGACGCGGGTGATCGCGGATTCCGGGGAGGCTTGGACGACGGTTTCGCCTGCGGATGGGCGGCGGTTGGTGCAGCAGGTGGGGGCGTTGTTCGGCTCGTCGCTTCGCGACAGTGCGGAGTGGTGA
- a CDS encoding GNAT family N-acetyltransferase, which yields MEPVEINAGGYYLRALRNDARFDDRVRIVEGFSDPEFVRWLPHIRVGDLAGAGDYIARREADWLADRRYSWAVADPVTGVMLGEVLLKEVDLDAGTAEAGVWAHPDSRGRGATTQALAAVLRFAFDGLGLKEITYQHSRGNEASGRVAAKLGFTTFRDHGLVVAPDIVVLVARNAPGAPVV from the coding sequence GTGGAGCCGGTGGAGATCAATGCGGGTGGGTATTACCTGCGGGCGCTGCGCAACGATGCCCGGTTCGACGACCGGGTGCGGATTGTGGAGGGGTTCAGCGATCCCGAGTTCGTGCGGTGGTTGCCGCACATCCGGGTGGGGGACCTGGCCGGGGCGGGGGACTACATCGCCAGGCGGGAGGCCGATTGGTTGGCCGACCGGCGGTACTCGTGGGCGGTGGCCGACCCGGTGACCGGGGTGATGTTGGGGGAGGTCCTGCTCAAAGAGGTCGACCTCGACGCGGGGACGGCTGAGGCGGGGGTGTGGGCGCACCCGGACTCGCGGGGCAGGGGGGCGACCACCCAGGCGTTGGCCGCGGTGTTGCGGTTCGCGTTCGACGGGTTGGGGCTCAAGGAGATCACGTACCAGCATTCGCGGGGCAACGAAGCCTCCGGGCGGGTGGCGGCGAAGCTGGGGTTCACCACGTTCCGTGACCACGGGTTGGTCGTGGCACCCGACATCGTCGTCCTGGTGGCCCGTAACGCCCCGGGTGCGCCGGTCGTTTGA
- a CDS encoding glycerol-3-phosphate dehydrogenase/oxidase, giving the protein MASGKPTDPTTPSTSDSRTPGGRLGQAERALAWRRLGAEPFDVVVVGAGVVGAGVALDAATRGLRVALVEARDLASGTSSRSSKLFHGGLRYLEQLEFGLVREALRERELMLTRLAPHLVKPVSFLYPLTHRLWERPYTAAGLLLYDTMGGARSVPGQRHLTRAGALRMAPALRRSSLIGAIRYYDAQADDARHTATVARTAAHYGAVVRTSTQVIGFHREADRVSGVRVRDVEDGAEVDVRADVVINCTGVWTDELQRASGSRGRFRVRASKGVHIVVPRDRVVAETGLILRTEKSVLFVIPWRNHWIIGTTDTEWNLDLAHPAATRHDIDYLLEHVNSVLATPLTHADIEGVYAGLRPLLAGESEETSKLSREHAVARVAPGLVAIAGGKYTTYRVMAADAVDTAAVDLPGRLQPSITDRVPLLGADGYHALVNQADLIATRWSLHPYRVRHLLDRYGSLLHEVLALAATRPELLKPIDNAPDYLQVEVAYAVEAEAALHLEDVLTRRTRISIEYPHRGVACARQVALLMAPTLNWTEAQVDQEVALYQARVEAERTSQTQPNDTAADSIRSTAPEPRPHLAEPIL; this is encoded by the coding sequence ATGGCCAGCGGCAAGCCCACCGACCCGACCACACCATCCACTTCGGACAGTCGGACGCCCGGCGGCAGGCTCGGGCAGGCCGAGCGCGCGCTGGCCTGGCGGCGGTTGGGCGCGGAGCCGTTCGACGTCGTCGTGGTCGGTGCCGGTGTCGTCGGCGCGGGTGTCGCGCTGGACGCGGCCACCCGGGGCCTGCGGGTCGCCCTCGTCGAGGCGCGCGACCTCGCCTCCGGCACGTCCAGCCGTTCCAGCAAGCTGTTCCACGGCGGACTGCGCTACCTGGAGCAGTTGGAGTTCGGCCTGGTCCGCGAGGCCCTGCGCGAGCGGGAGCTGATGCTCACCCGGCTCGCGCCGCACCTGGTGAAACCGGTCAGCTTCCTCTACCCGCTCACCCACCGGCTCTGGGAACGCCCGTACACCGCCGCGGGCCTGCTGCTCTACGACACCATGGGCGGCGCGCGCTCGGTCCCCGGCCAGCGGCACCTCACCCGCGCGGGCGCACTTCGGATGGCCCCCGCCCTGCGGCGCAGCTCGCTGATCGGCGCGATCCGCTACTACGACGCCCAAGCCGACGACGCCCGCCACACCGCCACCGTCGCGCGCACCGCCGCCCACTACGGCGCGGTCGTGCGCACCTCGACCCAGGTCATCGGCTTCCACCGCGAGGCGGACCGGGTCAGCGGCGTCCGCGTGCGCGACGTCGAGGACGGCGCCGAGGTCGACGTCCGCGCCGACGTGGTCATCAACTGCACCGGCGTGTGGACCGACGAACTGCAGCGCGCCTCCGGCAGCCGCGGCCGGTTCCGGGTCCGGGCCAGCAAGGGCGTGCACATCGTGGTCCCGCGCGACCGGGTCGTCGCCGAGACCGGGCTGATCCTGCGCACGGAGAAGTCGGTGCTGTTCGTCATCCCGTGGCGCAACCACTGGATCATCGGCACCACCGACACCGAGTGGAACCTCGACCTGGCGCACCCGGCCGCCACCCGGCACGACATCGACTACCTGCTCGAGCACGTCAACTCGGTCCTGGCCACCCCGCTGACCCACGCCGACATCGAGGGCGTCTACGCGGGCCTGCGGCCGCTGCTGGCCGGTGAGAGCGAGGAAACCTCGAAGCTCTCCCGCGAACACGCCGTCGCCAGGGTCGCCCCCGGCCTGGTCGCCATCGCGGGCGGCAAGTACACCACCTACCGCGTCATGGCCGCCGACGCCGTCGACACCGCCGCCGTAGACCTGCCCGGCAGGCTGCAACCCTCCATCACCGATCGCGTCCCCCTCCTCGGCGCCGACGGCTACCACGCCCTGGTCAACCAAGCGGACCTGATCGCCACCCGCTGGTCCCTACACCCCTACCGCGTCCGACACCTGCTCGACCGCTACGGCTCCCTGCTGCACGAGGTCCTCGCCCTCGCCGCCACCCGCCCCGAACTCCTCAAACCCATCGACAACGCCCCCGACTACCTCCAAGTAGAAGTCGCCTACGCCGTCGAAGCCGAAGCCGCCCTCCACCTAGAAGACGTCCTCACCCGCCGCACCAGAATCTCCATCGAATACCCCCACCGCGGCGTGGCCTGCGCCCGCCAAGTGGCCCTCCTCATGGCCCCCACCCTCAACTGGACCGAAGCCCAGGTCGACCAGGAAGTAGCGCTCTACCAAGCCAGGGTCGAAGCCGAACGAACCTCCCAAACCCAACCCAACGACACCGCCGCCGATTCCATCCGCTCCACCGCCCCCGAACCCCGCCCCCACCTGGCAGAACCAATCCTCTAA
- a CDS encoding DUF4190 domain-containing protein, which yields MSQPDPYGQAPAQQPGYPVDPNSGQFPVAPPPQPYPGQQPYGAQQYAQVPQQVVVAQYGPQPQNGPGTGGFVTGLLGLIFVWVPFVGLILAIIGVALSGVGIAKANRGEANNKGLAIAGLTCGAIALATWILLLIAVSSVVV from the coding sequence ATGTCACAACCAGACCCGTACGGTCAGGCGCCCGCGCAGCAGCCCGGTTACCCCGTCGACCCGAACAGCGGCCAGTTCCCGGTCGCCCCGCCGCCGCAGCCCTACCCGGGGCAGCAGCCCTACGGCGCGCAGCAGTACGCGCAGGTGCCGCAGCAGGTCGTCGTCGCCCAGTACGGCCCGCAGCCGCAGAACGGGCCCGGCACCGGCGGTTTCGTCACCGGCTTGCTCGGTCTCATCTTCGTCTGGGTGCCGTTCGTCGGGCTGATCCTGGCCATCATCGGCGTCGCGCTCTCCGGGGTCGGCATCGCCAAGGCCAACCGCGGCGAGGCCAACAACAAGGGTCTGGCGATCGCGGGGCTCACCTGCGGCGCCATCGCGCTGGCGACCTGGATCCTGCTGCTGATCGCGGTGTCCTCGGTGGTCGTCTGA
- the glpK gene encoding glycerol kinase GlpK: MTEYVAAVDQGTTSTRCMVFSHAGEVVSVDQREHTQVLPRAGWVEHDPAQIWDNTRAVVAGALAKADLHTTDIAAVGITNQRETAVVWDRKTGEPVYNAIVWQDTRTDRIATALGDLGGGQERYRAKTGLPLATYFSGPKVRWILDNVDGARARAEAGDLLFGTMDTWLLWNMTGGVDGGVHATDPTNASRTLLMDLSTLDWDADIAEEVGIPLSMLPRIASSSAELGRVRERGALAGVPIAGVLGDQQAATFGQACLSPGEAKNTYGTGNFVLLNTGTEPVMSENGLLTTVCYRIGDQAPVYALEGSIAVTGSLVQWIRDNLGMIGSAAEIEEHARSVEDNGGCYFVPAFSGLFAPHWRSDARGAIVGLTRFITKGHLARAVLEATAFQTREVIEAMNADSGVPLTALKVDGGMVGNELLMQFQADLLDVPVIRPVVAETTALGAAYAAGLAVGYWGGLDDVRANWAKDKEWVPAMAADERERLYRQWHKAVTRTLDWVDDDTGTE; this comes from the coding sequence ATGACCGAGTACGTCGCCGCAGTGGACCAGGGCACCACCTCGACCCGCTGCATGGTGTTCAGCCACGCGGGTGAGGTGGTGTCGGTCGACCAGCGCGAGCACACCCAGGTGCTGCCGCGCGCGGGCTGGGTGGAGCACGACCCGGCGCAGATCTGGGACAACACCCGCGCGGTGGTGGCAGGCGCGTTGGCCAAGGCGGACCTGCACACCACCGACATCGCCGCGGTCGGCATCACCAACCAGCGCGAGACCGCCGTGGTGTGGGACCGCAAGACCGGCGAACCGGTGTACAACGCCATCGTCTGGCAGGACACCAGGACCGACCGGATCGCCACCGCGCTCGGCGACCTCGGCGGCGGGCAGGAGCGGTACCGGGCCAAGACCGGGCTGCCGCTGGCGACCTACTTCTCCGGCCCGAAGGTCCGCTGGATCCTGGACAACGTCGACGGGGCGCGGGCCAGGGCCGAGGCGGGCGACCTGCTCTTCGGGACCATGGACACCTGGCTGCTGTGGAACATGACCGGCGGGGTGGACGGCGGGGTGCACGCCACCGACCCCACCAACGCCTCCCGCACCCTGCTCATGGATCTGTCCACTCTGGACTGGGACGCCGACATCGCCGAGGAGGTGGGCATTCCGCTGTCGATGCTGCCCAGGATCGCCTCCTCGTCCGCCGAGCTGGGCCGGGTGCGCGAGCGCGGCGCGCTGGCCGGGGTGCCGATCGCGGGCGTACTCGGCGACCAGCAGGCGGCGACCTTCGGGCAGGCGTGCCTGTCCCCCGGCGAGGCCAAGAACACCTACGGCACCGGCAACTTCGTGCTGCTCAACACCGGGACGGAACCGGTGATGAGCGAGAACGGCCTGCTCACCACGGTGTGCTACCGGATCGGCGACCAGGCCCCGGTGTACGCGCTCGAGGGCTCGATCGCGGTCACCGGGTCGCTGGTGCAGTGGATCCGCGACAACCTGGGCATGATCGGCTCGGCCGCGGAGATCGAGGAGCACGCCCGCTCGGTCGAGGACAACGGCGGCTGCTACTTCGTGCCCGCGTTCTCCGGCCTGTTCGCCCCGCACTGGCGCTCCGACGCGCGCGGGGCGATCGTCGGCCTGACCCGGTTCATCACCAAGGGCCACCTGGCGCGCGCGGTGCTGGAGGCGACCGCGTTCCAGACCAGGGAGGTCATCGAGGCGATGAACGCCGACTCCGGGGTGCCGCTGACCGCGCTCAAGGTGGACGGCGGGATGGTGGGCAACGAGCTGCTGATGCAGTTCCAGGCCGACCTGCTCGACGTGCCGGTGATCCGGCCGGTGGTGGCCGAGACGACCGCGCTGGGCGCCGCCTACGCCGCGGGGCTCGCGGTCGGCTACTGGGGTGGTCTCGACGACGTGCGCGCCAACTGGGCCAAGGACAAGGAGTGGGTCCCGGCGATGGCCGCCGACGAGCGGGAGCGGCTCTACCGGCAGTGGCACAAGGCGGTGACCCGCACCCTGGACTGGGTGGACGACGACACCGGCACCGAGTGA
- a CDS encoding transcriptional regulator translates to MVPPGHGGHGGQGHGGGRDQRTDLLDITPEAVPALRSAFAEARARVDRQLELGETGLRVEPWAKDPVSLDAGGWVNRLTVDSERAALDALRAYRTQLDTAVHTLDRVAAQYQLLEEDNTATVTQQGTGG, encoded by the coding sequence ATGGTGCCACCAGGACACGGCGGGCACGGGGGACAGGGCCACGGGGGTGGTCGTGACCAGCGCACGGACCTGCTCGACATCACCCCGGAGGCGGTGCCCGCGCTGCGGTCGGCCTTCGCCGAGGCCAGGGCGCGGGTAGACCGGCAGCTGGAGCTGGGCGAGACCGGCCTGCGGGTCGAGCCGTGGGCCAAGGACCCGGTGAGCCTGGACGCGGGCGGCTGGGTGAACCGGCTGACCGTGGACAGCGAGCGGGCCGCGTTGGACGCGCTGCGCGCCTACCGCACCCAGCTCGACACCGCGGTGCACACCCTCGACCGGGTGGCGGCGCAGTACCAGCTGCTCGAAGAGGACAACACCGCGACCGTGACGCAGCAGGGCACCGGCGGCTGA